A stretch of Triticum aestivum cultivar Chinese Spring chromosome 1D, IWGSC CS RefSeq v2.1, whole genome shotgun sequence DNA encodes these proteins:
- the LOC123180704 gene encoding MAR-binding filament-like protein 1: MGYHHLLVVSPPAQPPPSRRRLSLLSRSPRGAVTAAASPDAARSSSVVASSAATRRRAVLLVGISVLPLLRLRDAATSAAQPSAVDLVTDKMDIQMSEEMQPEETRAGPPQPEVKRPSPGNPLASLLNAIAVIASGLLAGLLGTTQREKKALQSVISSMEIKLAEDEAAMSLLRENYEKRLLDEQVAQKKQARMFQDEEASLLDQLASTKRTVKNLNEEVMKEKELVEQLKHEIHDLEISIAQAEEDKHAFEENLRDKLETLDILHGKVNLLSQDVNDKEENITELSSSLSTKEGDYQSLHLMFNQTKESLEHANSRMEQLEKYVYAVKNDIKSKISSIDSLNEDVQTLYRAKSDAEEKISELMKQYTELEAASKMRASRDSELLSNKDGQLNQLEERLSTALSDSSEDRIIIAELNSELEANRTMLLNEVETRKKLSDLVQSTEDALKESRNELFKLSEELNEVNISNHDLTTQISEFTNESNEVKQALIKKVEEAESVCKALSDELASVKEIHQKTQEDLEVTSNQLVSIKEVHDELSKELLDAYKKLESTTDELVRERRINATLNRELEALVKQSQVESEARRALQADLDEATVSLNEVNESTLFLSNKLDSTVSRISAIKEEKEVLSAALLEQKKSTAEAQKNMVDAQHLIKRLGMERENSEIRSTKLEEELATAKGEMLYLRRQITASGSQNTDVLEASPTPNFNQSPEDRVPNTSSTDAVPPRSAKKIYRRRKDRPST; encoded by the exons ATgggctaccaccacctcctcgtCGTCTCGCCGCCggcgcagccgccgccgtcgcggcGGCGCCTCTCCCTACTCTCCCGCTCGCCGCGGGGGGCCGTCACAGCCGCTGCCTCGCCCGatgccgcccgctcctcgtcggtGGTGGCATCGTCGGCGGCCACGCGAAGGAGGGCCGTGCTCCTGGTCGGGATCTCCGTGCTCCCGCTCCTGCGCCTCCGTGACGCGGCGACCTCCGCCGCGCAGCCCTCAGCGGTCGATCTCGTCACTG ATAAAATGGACATTCAGATGTCTGAGGAAATGCAGCCTGAAGAAACTAGGGCTGGACCACCTCAGCCTGAGGTGAAAAGGCCATCTCCAGGGAATCCACTTGCTAGTCTTCTGAATGCAATTGCAGTTATTGCTTCTGGGCTTCTGGCTGGGCTTCTTGGTACTACTCAACGTGAAAAGAAGGCCTTGCAGTCAGTCATCTCATCT ATGGAGATCAAATTGGCTGAAGATGAGGCAGCGATGTCTTTGCTTAGAGAGAACTATGAGAAAAGGCTATTGGACGAACAAGTGGCACAGAAGAAACAAGCTAGGATGTTCCAGGACGAGGAAGCTTCTCTTCTTGATCAATTGGCTTCAACGAAGAGAACTGTAAAAAATTTAAATGAGGAAGTTATGAAGGAGAAGGAGCTAGTTGAACAGCTTAAACATGAAATACATGATCTTGAGATTAGCATTGCACAAGCAGAGGAAGACAAACATGCGTTTGAAGAAAATTTGAGGGACAAGTTGGAAACACTTGATATTTTACATGGCAAGGTAAATCTGCTTAGCCAAGATGTAAATGACAAGGAGGAAAACATTACAGAACTCAGTTCATCACTTTCAACCAAGGAAGGAGACTACCAGAGCCTGCACTTGATGTTTAATCAGACTAAAGAGAGCCTGGAACATGCAAATTCTAGAATGGAGCAACTGGAGAAGTATGTTTATGCAgttaaaaatgatataaaatcaaAGATATCCTCAATTGATTCATTGAATGAGGATGTCCAAACATTGTACAGAGCAAAGAGTGATGCCGAGGAAAAAATAAGCGAGTTAATGAAACAGTACACGGAATTGGAAGCTGCTTCTAAGATGAGGGCCTCTCGCGATTCTGAACTATTGTCCAATAAAGATGGTCAGCTCAATCAACTTGAAGAACGACTTTCTACTGCATTAAGTGACTCTAGTGAAGACAGAATTATAATTGCCGAGTTAAACAGTGAATTGGAAGCTAACAGAACAATGCTACTCAATGAAGTTGAGACCCGGAAAAAATTGTCGGATCTTGTTCAGTCCACTGAAGATGCACTTAAAGAATCCAGAAATGAGTTGTTCAAACTGTCCGAAGAGCTTAATGAAGTAAATATATCAAACCATGACTTGACAACCCAGATTTCAGAATTCACAAATGAGTCTAATGAAGTGAAACAGGCTCTGATTAAGAAAGTAGAAGAAGCGGAATCAGTTTGTAAAGCTCTTTCAGATGAATTGGCCTCAGTGAAGGAGATACATCAAAAGACACAAGAAGATCTTGAAGTCACCTCTAATCAATTGGTGTCTATTAAAGAAGTGCATGATGAACTTAGTAAAGAATTGCTGGATGCATATAAAAAGTTAGAGTCCACAACAGATGAGCTTGTTAGAGAACGAAGGATTAATGCTACTTTAAATAGGGAGCTTGAGGCATTGGTGAAACAATCGCAGGTGGAATCTGAAGCTAGAAGAGCTCTTCAAGCAGACTTGGATGAGGCCACTGTTTCACTAAATGAGGTGAATGAGAGTACATTATTTCTGTCTAATAAGCTTGATAGCACTGTTTCCAGGATTTCTGCTATTAAAGAAGAGAAAGAGGTTCTTTCAGCGGCTCTTTTGGAGCAAAAGAAAAGTACAGCCGAAGCTCAGAAAAATATGGTGGATGCTCAGCATCTTATTAAAAGGCTTGGGATGGAGAGAGAGAATAGTGAAATCAGGAGTACAAAGCTTGAAGAGGAGTTGGCCACAGCAAAAGGTGAGATGTTATATCTGAGGAGGCAGATTACTGCAAGTGGGTCACAGAATACAGATGTTTTGGAAGCAAGCCCAACACCAAATTTCAACCAATCTCCGGAAGATCGTGTTCCAAATACCAGTAGTACTGATGCTGTACCTCCTCGTTCTGCTAAGAAGATTTATAGGAGAAGAAAAGACAGACCATCAACATGA